One genomic window of Candidatus Binataceae bacterium includes the following:
- a CDS encoding GMC family oxidoreductase translates to MATYASNDDSVIVVVGSGAGGGTLANELCQKGLPVVLLEAGDRQSSTTFRNEEWFAFNQLAWLDKRTTSGNWRVAKDFPNLPTWICKTVGGTTVHWAGASLRLQEHEFKAKSHYSGISGANLLDWPLTLAELEPYYAKAEYKMGVTRTNDIPGLPGNNNFKVMYNGATRAGYKTVHTGRMAINSRPRDGRSACWQLGFCFQGCKSGAKWSTLYTEIPTAEKTGKLDLRPESMVMQIQHNDQGRAIGVLYADKNGNHQFQKARAVCIAANSIETPRLLLNSHSSKFPSGLANSSGQVGRNYMRHTTGSVFGVFKQPVHMYRGTVMAGIIQDEAIFDTKRGFAGGFELETISLGLPFAAAFLNPGAWGEEYTELLEGYPNMAGMWIVGEDLPQQNNAVTLHATEKDKFGLPIPNVHYDDHPNDLAMRSYAYKRGAAVYDAVGATRTVEVPPYPSTHNLGTCRQSEKPSDGVCNKWGQTHDVRNLFISDGSQFSSSAAENPTLTIVSLAIRQAEYIADQCTKRSL, encoded by the coding sequence ATGGCTACCTACGCATCGAATGATGACTCGGTTATCGTAGTTGTCGGCTCGGGTGCCGGCGGCGGCACGCTCGCCAACGAGCTCTGCCAGAAGGGCCTCCCGGTCGTCCTGCTGGAAGCGGGCGACCGTCAATCGTCGACGACCTTTCGCAACGAGGAGTGGTTCGCGTTCAATCAGCTCGCGTGGCTCGACAAACGCACCACTTCCGGCAACTGGCGGGTCGCGAAAGACTTCCCCAACCTCCCGACGTGGATTTGCAAGACAGTGGGCGGGACGACCGTCCACTGGGCGGGAGCCTCGCTGCGCCTCCAGGAACATGAATTCAAGGCCAAGTCCCATTACTCGGGAATAAGCGGCGCGAACCTGCTCGACTGGCCGCTCACCCTCGCGGAGCTCGAGCCGTATTACGCGAAGGCCGAGTACAAGATGGGTGTGACGCGCACCAACGATATTCCGGGTCTGCCGGGCAACAACAACTTCAAGGTCATGTACAACGGCGCGACCCGCGCCGGATACAAGACCGTTCACACAGGCCGCATGGCCATTAACAGCCGCCCGCGGGACGGGCGTTCCGCATGCTGGCAGCTCGGGTTCTGTTTCCAGGGTTGCAAATCGGGCGCTAAGTGGTCGACGCTGTACACCGAGATTCCGACGGCCGAAAAGACCGGCAAGCTCGACCTGCGGCCCGAGTCGATGGTCATGCAGATTCAGCATAACGATCAAGGCCGCGCGATCGGAGTGCTCTACGCCGACAAGAACGGGAACCATCAATTTCAGAAGGCGCGCGCGGTGTGCATCGCGGCCAATTCCATAGAGACGCCGCGCCTGCTGCTCAATTCCCACTCAAGCAAGTTTCCGAGCGGGCTCGCCAACTCGTCGGGACAGGTCGGCCGCAACTACATGCGGCACACGACCGGGTCGGTTTTCGGCGTGTTCAAACAGCCGGTGCACATGTATCGCGGGACGGTGATGGCGGGAATTATTCAAGACGAAGCCATCTTTGATACCAAGCGGGGGTTCGCCGGAGGCTTCGAGCTGGAAACCATCTCGCTGGGTCTTCCATTTGCCGCCGCGTTCCTGAATCCGGGTGCGTGGGGCGAGGAGTATACCGAGCTGCTCGAAGGCTATCCGAACATGGCGGGAATGTGGATCGTGGGTGAAGACCTGCCACAGCAGAACAACGCGGTGACCCTTCACGCGACCGAAAAAGACAAGTTCGGCTTGCCCATCCCGAACGTGCACTACGATGACCATCCGAACGACCTCGCAATGCGGAGCTACGCGTACAAGCGCGGCGCCGCAGTGTACGATGCGGTCGGGGCTACGCGGACCGTCGAGGTTCCGCCTTATCCATCGACTCACAACCTCGGCACCTGCCGGCAGAGCGAGAAGCCGTCGGACGGCGTATGCAACAAGTGGGGGCAGACCCACGACGTCCGCAACCTGTTCATCTCGGACGGGAGCCAGTTCAGCTCCAGCGCCGCCGAAAATCCAACGCTCACGATCGTCTCTCTGGCGATTCGGCAGGCCGAGTACATCGCGGAC
- a CDS encoding gluconate 2-dehydrogenase subunit 3 family protein, translating to MKRREFLKAGALVVVGTAAATSGVVGLATASGGAPQLTTLEPHQGETLLKMTRRVFPHKQLDDGPYWSVVRDIDAAAKGDSTVAKLISEGVETLDAAGKRFVDLTEKEQTAALKKIEATPFFQKVHSVELQSLYSDPAVWKVLGYQGPAYKFGGYIRKGFNDLTWLPDPPESASPKPA from the coding sequence ATGAAGAGACGGGAGTTCCTCAAGGCGGGAGCCTTGGTGGTCGTCGGTACGGCGGCCGCCACCTCTGGCGTGGTCGGTCTCGCCACTGCCTCCGGGGGCGCACCGCAGCTTACGACGCTCGAGCCGCATCAAGGGGAGACGCTGCTCAAGATGACGCGGCGCGTCTTTCCCCATAAGCAGCTGGATGACGGTCCCTATTGGAGCGTGGTGCGCGATATCGATGCGGCTGCCAAGGGCGATTCCACCGTCGCGAAGCTTATTTCGGAAGGCGTCGAGACGCTGGACGCGGCCGGAAAGCGCTTTGTCGATCTGACCGAAAAGGAGCAGACCGCCGCGCTCAAGAAAATCGAAGCGACGCCATTCTTTCAGAAGGTCCACTCCGTCGAATTGCAGAGCCTCTACAGCGACCCCGCGGTCTGGAAGGTGCTCGGCTACCAGGGACCGGCCTACAAGTTCGGCGGCTACATTCGCAAGGGCTTCAACGACCTGACCTGGCTGCCCGATCCTCCTGAATCCGCCAGCCCGAAGCCGGCTTGA
- a CDS encoding c-type cytochrome, protein MGGTRVFICLVGALALMTVMTPISSVSAAGADDEAKALLSDRCAICHGENGDGHGPGAPSLVPPPKDFHNRKWQKSVTDKTLATAIVQGGPAVGLSPSMPGNPDLVNSPDVVAAIVKQIRAWGK, encoded by the coding sequence GTGGGTGGGACTCGCGTATTCATTTGTCTGGTCGGCGCGCTTGCGCTGATGACGGTCATGACGCCGATTTCATCGGTGTCGGCCGCCGGCGCGGACGATGAGGCCAAGGCCTTGCTGTCAGATCGGTGCGCGATTTGTCACGGCGAGAACGGCGATGGACACGGGCCGGGCGCGCCGTCCTTGGTTCCGCCCCCGAAAGACTTTCACAATCGCAAATGGCAGAAATCGGTCACCGACAAGACGCTCGCCACGGCCATCGTACAGGGTGGGCCCGCCGTCGGCTTGAGCCCCTCGATGCCGGGAAACCCGGATCTGGTGAATAGTCCCGATGTAGTTGCGGCGATCGTGAAGCAGATTCGCGCGTGGGGTAAGTGA